A window of Cyprinus carpio isolate SPL01 chromosome A6, ASM1834038v1, whole genome shotgun sequence genomic DNA:
CGGTTAAGCGGTTAAAATGAGCATCCCTAGTTGCAACGATGTATTACATTCTCTTTACTAAGAGCATACAAGTATACGTGTCTAATTACAGTTTTACCATATGTAAATAACATTGTCCATCTATATACATCTCTACAGCAATAAATATGCAAAGTCTTCTTAAAGTAATATGTTCTTCCTCCCCTCCTATGGTCAGGTTACCCACTTCTCATACTTGCTTCAACGTGCTGCTCCTCCCTGAATACTCCACCAAGGAGAAACTTACAGAGAGACTCCTTAAAGCCATCACTTACGCCAAAGGCTTCGGCATGCTCTGAGGCACCGGGATCCACAAAAGAACTCACTCGTCCTCAGAGGTCTCATTTGTGCATCGAAAGGAGAATTCAGCTACATCAACAACTAAAAGTAAATATCAAGTTTAAATGTAAGGCAAGGTGAAATGGGGTAAAATGGGAAAGTTCTGGTGACCGTGTGCCTGTGCCTAAACAGTAGATTAAACCACACTGGACTCTTGGCTTTCTCTGTCCCTCTTATGTAAGTGTTAAGGTTCCCTTTTTGTATGCACTGAGATataccattatttattttaagggatGAAATCTCTTGTCATGTCTGCCAGGAAGTCCACTCACTTTTTGCTTTTGTAGTCATAAAAAGGAGAGACGGTTAGAAGTTTTCAACACCTGCAGGACTGATCACCATCTAAACTTAATAAGATCAAAAGGAGGAAGTGGAACTTTATTGATGTATTATGGTTGAACTGTGAAAGTGCACTTAACTCAATATTCAGAATGTctcttggtgttttttttttttggggggtccGCCCTTTGACTTTTTTTGGCTTGTTTCATAGGTCTTCCCTAGTCCATTTGCATTTGCAGCAATGCTTTCAAAGGTACAGAGCAGCTCCAGTCTCAATTTCATGTCCAGGAACCTGTATTTATTGAGGAACTGCATTGTTTGTAATGCTGCTTGGCAAGTTGTGCTGCTCTTTTATGGCCAGTGTTCTGCATTTCAATTCAGAGtcagctctttctctctcacaaagAACTGATCTGTTTGTTAAAATCAGTCCACACTCATGGTGCACTCCTGACAAAAACAAGTAGTGTTACAAAAAAGAGAGATCTAACCTTCCCATAAACCTCTCTCAAAGGCTTcctacaagtgtttttttttttgttatctgtcTTGTTTTAAATCAGGATGGCAGACTTTTAGTCAGTGAATGCTAATTGACAGTGCCCCATGAAGAAATTGGTTCTGTTTtagttgctcttttttttttctttttttttcttgtgctccGCAGAATGTCTGGCCCTATACTGTTGGATGAAAATTAGGGGAAATTGGCACAGATTGTACCACTATCTTGTCGTGCCAAACATATATGCTGAGAATCGCCGCTCCGGTTTGTCCAGGCATAGCTGGAAACCCACTTTAGTGATGCCCTCTacactttttgtttttcctttttccctCTTGCTTATTAAATGTGACTGTGGTTTGTTCCACTGCTGATGGCGCTAACATAAAAGGGGGAAACAGAACTTGATATTGAGAATGACATCATTTGATTGTTTCAAGTTATtcttaaataaattcaaaactgaaaaacaaaccaaGTGTGGAAATGTGATAAAGAGATTGTGATTTCAGCTCCTGGGTCTTTTGTGGTTTCACAATGCAGTTTACACAAaaccatttataatgtaaaatgcatacaaatttaacaaacatctgttttaacacattaaacaccatatcaaaggcaaaaaaaagtttttttttttttttttagctctaagATTAACTTGGATAACAAAGATTTTACACACTTTAGGATTCGGTTGCCTGGACTTTGGCATCAAActggtattttaataataaaaaaaaaagtacagtttgtGGTCCCTTACATGACACACACAATACATACCTAGTCTGTTGAGCATTTCTAGTTCATCTTCTGGTTTACAtagtacaattaaatattttacatgaaacactcttaacaaataaacaaacaacatttgtTAGAAAGTTTATTAAAGAACACATCTGGGTATTCTTGGGATAGTATACTAAAATGTTTTGGATTGTGTCTGGAATGATTTTAACATTGTCCATGTTAAGTTGGTTTTCGAGCAACGTTATTagccatattaaaatgtatatgtttaatgAGCAGAATCAGAACATCATCAAAGGAcctaaatattaatttagaatttatgtTCTCATACTTGTGCCAAATGAACAATTGGGGTATTATTCCTCCTCTTCTGAACTACAAATATAGACCTCATACATTGTGATAAAGTGACATTTTTTTGGCCACGTTGATCATAAGAAATCTTTCTTgcgcaccaaattagcatattagaatgatttctgaaggatcgtgtgacactgaagactggagtaatgatgctgaaaattcagttttgcgtCACAggaagtacattttaaaacagattaaaatagaaaacggttgtaataatatttttcggatattactgttttaaaaatatttataaccccaagcttttgaatgaacTGCTTTCTGTCATCTGAGCTGTTCTTACTGCACATATTGAATAAATACAACATCAGCATTACGTTTTAACACACATATATGGCAACTGGTACAATGTCATGTAAAATTTATAAATAGATAAGtataaacagtttaaaagtaatttatatgtACATGGATAGGAAACCCCATTAAGCCCAATGTCTATGCTGTTGACTATTTTGtcttcttctcctcttctttttTGTCTTCAACAACCTCAGACAGATCTTCTACCCGTAGTGTTTTCACTTTGTTCTCCATGTTGGTGATCCTCTGTTTCATCTTGCTCTGGTGGGATGTGTATTCTGCCATAAGCTTGGCAAATTTACCAGTCATGACTTCAAGGTTGTTCTCTAGACGGTGAATCTTCTCTTCCAGATCTTTGGGATCAGCACCAGCACTTGCAACTGCCTCATCAAGAAGGTTGTCTTTCCTTAAGATGGCCTTTCCCTTCTCCTCCAGGGCTTTTTTGGCATCTGGGTATTCAGTAAGCGCTTCCACAAGGTCATCTTTAGACAGTGCGAAGAGGTCCGAATAGCCGACGCTACGAATGTTCGCCGTTCTTCTGTTTCCGGCTTTACTGCCTTTGATTCCAAGGATACTGATCTCTCCAAAGTAAGCGCCGTCACTGAGCACCACAAACTGCGTGACGCCATCATCGGCCACTACGGCAAGCTTTCCTTCTTTGATGATGTACATTTCTCGGCCAATGTCACCCTTTTTACATATGTAGTCTCCAGGACTGAACACCTGAGGCTGCAGCTTCAACACCAACTCGATGAGAAGTCCAGCTTCACAATCCTGGAAGATTCGCACCTTCTTCAGTGTATCTAAATGGACGTTGATGGCTATCTCAGCTTTGAGCTTGTCTGGGAGATTCTTCAAGACTTCCTTCTCATCACAAGTTTTCTTCTCCGTCCAAAGGTAGTCAAACCATTTGATGACCCGGGCCTCCAAATCTTTGCTGACTTTCCGGAACTGCATGTACTGCTTGATGGAGTCGATCTTGGCTTGAAATTCAGCACGAGAAGCGTTCATGTTGGAGATCATGGCGCCGACGTTACCGACAATGGTAGCGAAAATCAACACTCCGATGAGGAAGTCCATAACGACAAACAAGTATTCGAAGTCTTTAACAGGAGGTGGTGTTTCTCCGATGGTGGTGAGAGTTAGAGTGGACCAGTACAGACAGTAGATGTATTTTCTGGCCAAGCGGCCGTATTCAGGGTGGCTGATGTTCGGATATACCCATGTGTCAGTCCCAAAGCCAATGGTTTTGGAAATAGCAAAGAAAATGCAAGCGTTCCAGTGAATAATAATCAGGATGTAAAGTACAAGGTTACTGATACGGAAAATATTTGGATAGTTTGTTCGGGTTTCTGTGCGGTCGAAGAACTCGAAGAGACGTGCCATTTTGAAAAGGCGGTTAAAGCGAAGTTCAGGATTGTTGAATCCCACTTTCAGCATTAATAAATCCGTCGGGATCATTGAAATCATGTCGTATTTAAACTGGGGGATTTTCCTGTAATGATCCATCAACTTCTTAGCGTCTTTGACGAGGAGACCCTGCTCCAAGAAGCCTGAAAAAgaccaaataaaaatgtaaaaataaaaagaataaaattttgACAAGCTTGAAGTATCTAGTAGAGTTAgcttgttaatattttaaaatgattttgaaagaagtatcatagaggctgcatttatttaattacaaatacagtaGAGCAgcaattattgtgaaatattattacaatattttctataatactacatttcaaaatgtaaaacattcctgtgatgcaaacctTAATTTTCAGAAGTATTCAGTGTCAACTAATCcttcaaaaaaaatctttctattaTGCTGATTATCAGCTTTGAAAACAGTTCCTTTTTTCGGGGTTCTATGATAGAactgcatttatatattattgtatattatatatttatataatattttatatttatatataatgggCATATTAAATCAATactatttattaacatttatagtaaatattaaatataattttattcataaaatattttcattctttctgaAAAATCACCCTACCTGTTCTTGATCTGACAAACGTGTCTGCATAATAGATTGCATCTGAGGTATAGTCCATGATGATCCAAAGCACTGTGTAAGAGTTCTGAAGCTCATTGAAACAGGCCCTAAAGAAATATAAACAATGAAGCACTTGCCACATCTACTAAAGCTATTGATTTCATGAGAGATTCTGCATGAACAGACCTTGTCACCAGCATCATCAGGTTGTAAAACACTGGGGCTGCTATGACCGAAAGCCATCTGTAATACTTGTCTGAGGCTGGATCCATGATCCACACTTCTTTCCTAAAACACATATCAGATTATCTTCTGGCCACTTTCAAAAATGAACACATACTAAATCACAGCATTCATCTGTGAATAATCAATATCACTGTCTGATAAATAGTACTAAAACTACACTATCattaaaagtttcatttgtgGCATACTCACGGCGGAGGAGGAGCATCTTTCTTTTTATCATCTTTCTTATCATCGTTCTTTTCGTcttttttctcatcttttttctcatcctgtttttcatcttttttctctTCCTTCTTGTCTTCGTCTTTTTTTATGTCTTCCTTTTTGTCTTCCTTTTTGCTGAAGGTAAtattttgggttgtttttatttgaattagctAAACTAGTGAGTGTGAACTACCACTAGTAAACTCTCATGTTAACCTGCAGAGGGCAGCACCTATATTCACTGAACTCTATTAAGGCAATGTACTAAACATGTCAGACTATCATCTGTTGttataaatttcatatttgagatacatttattatttaggaTTCTACAATCTAGCATCTATCATATCCACACTATTATGCGATTTATAATGCACTATATAGGGGTTTATATCTGAAGGAGCTGTCTCTACGTGGTACTTACTCATCTGTGTTGTTGCAGTTGTTCATATTGTAAGCTGCCAGAGGCCAGTGATTGGCTTTTCTTAAGGAGCAAAAGGcattagtgttttcatttgtttctattCTACAATTTATTGTGATACTGTTTTACTTGAAGGGGGTTTCTACATGGAAATCTACATACTGTTTTCAGATTTTAACCTCTGATCCAacccagttttcttttttattattattattattattattattattattattattattattattattattattattaaattcattctCAGCTCTGTGATCTGTTTTATGAATCATCTGCACACAGTAtggatatactgtatttttgcacaGATGCAGTGTGATTCTTTGcatgattttttcattttcaaggacTCCATACCAAAGGCATTTCTGCCTGTATAAAGAAACCATACAGAAAATCTGTTTCTTGACTTACTTCCTCTTATGAGGCCTGTCAGGAAGGCCTATAGAGGTTTGGGCATTACTTCCTCGACTAGATAAATCTTTGAGGTCAGGTCCACGGAATCGCTCCAAGAAAGAGTCGGGACGCTCATCCTCTCTGTGAAGCCTGTGTGATGCCCAGTTCCTCAGCATTACCAGAAACTGGGTGAGCCTGTGAGACCGAAAGAAGTCAAAAATACTTTATACAGTATGTAGCTTTCTGTTCAAGCCATGTCAAATGCACACTTAACATTTTCAAGTTTTGTTGATGTGTTTCACTTCCCTTCATAAAGTTTGTTTggtaaaatcaaatgttttaatgaCTTAGGCTGAGTGTGCATTTGACTTAGCATAGTTGTAGCCACGGTTAACATTGTAAACTACATTCGAGCTTTGGTTTGGATGGATTTGATGTTACCTTGCCATAGCCCCAGCACCTGTGAATGAGCTTCTCCTGGATTCCTGCAACTGGCTGGCTGCAGAAGAAATGATCCCCTGCATGTCAGAGGAAGTGTCCTCACATAGAGAATGTGCCCTGGGAAAAGTTGGGGGtaaattatgtttcaaaaatgttCCAAAAAGACCATCTATTGAAACTAAGCATCAAATCACCAGAACTTAGAATAAAACACGATAAAGTTctccaaacaaaacaaagtgtAGCACTTGTAGCTCCACATATCTTCCTGAAGAATCCAAACATTCAGATTTTTAgctaagtttatttttaacaaaataccaGACCATTTCAATCTAATCTTATAAAAGGTGTTATTAAAGAATTGGGGGagtcaaaaatatatttgtctgacGACAAAACCACATCCTGTGCTTGACAGCTTACAGTttggaaaaagtaaaaacaaatactaaattaaagtctgaaaattcattttcattgttgACTTTATTTTAGTGCAAAACATCTTAtctggtgctcaaaaaaaaaaaaaggtgacccCTTTAAGATCCTCTTGTTATTCTAACCTGCTTGCACCATTTTCAGTCCGGTCCAGTTCATCTTCAGAGGCTCGGACCGGAAGCCTGTGTTGGGATGGGTAAGACTGTTCTGTACAAATCTTCGCCATTGTCTTTCTTCTCTTTGCCTATTCAAGGCATCCAGCGCTTGACAAGACATTTCAAACAAAGGACAACACCATAACAAAAGgtcatgaattattaaaaaatttaaagcatGTATTTGATCCTAGAAATAATGCTCAAAAGCATAATGTAATAAGGCTTTCAATGGGCTACTGTTATTGCTGATAATAATGTTATATCATCTGAACCAGTGGAATTAAAATCTGAAGAGATTACAAGAACCTGTTTTTAACTTGATCTCTGCAAACTCATTTTCACACTGAGAGCATTGCCATCTGAACACGTCGCCTAAAAATACTCGCTGCTTACACACTAAACAAGATCATCTCTCTGGTAGATCGTGACCCAGATGTACTTTAAAGCCACCTGATATCAAGCCACCATTTATACAGAACTCTTACATAAAAGTGTGACTGCATATAGCAAGGATTGGCAGTAAACTGATTTTTGGTTAAACTGAGTggtaaattgattttttttttatgtttatttaatcatATGGTAAGAAATTTCCTAACCCGGTTATACACCACACTATTGCTGTGT
This region includes:
- the cnga3a gene encoding cyclic nucleotide-gated channel cone photoreceptor subunit alpha isoform X1; the encoded protein is MAKICTEQSYPSQHRLPVRASEDELDRTENGASRAHSLCEDTSSDMQGIISSAASQLQESRRSSFTGAGAMARLTQFLVMLRNWASHRLHREDERPDSFLERFRGPDLKDLSSRGSNAQTSIGLPDRPHKRKKANHWPLAAYNMNNCNNTDDKKEDKKEDIKKDEDKKEEKKDEKQDEKKDEKKDEKNDDKKDDKKKDAPPPPKEVWIMDPASDKYYRWLSVIAAPVFYNLMMLVTRACFNELQNSYTVLWIIMDYTSDAIYYADTFVRSRTGFLEQGLLVKDAKKLMDHYRKIPQFKYDMISMIPTDLLMLKVGFNNPELRFNRLFKMARLFEFFDRTETRTNYPNIFRISNLVLYILIIIHWNACIFFAISKTIGFGTDTWVYPNISHPEYGRLARKYIYCLYWSTLTLTTIGETPPPVKDFEYLFVVMDFLIGVLIFATIVGNVGAMISNMNASRAEFQAKIDSIKQYMQFRKVSKDLEARVIKWFDYLWTEKKTCDEKEVLKNLPDKLKAEIAINVHLDTLKKVRIFQDCEAGLLIELVLKLQPQVFSPGDYICKKGDIGREMYIIKEGKLAVVADDGVTQFVVLSDGAYFGEISILGIKGSKAGNRRTANIRSVGYSDLFALSKDDLVEALTEYPDAKKALEEKGKAILRKDNLLDEAVASAGADPKDLEEKIHRLENNLEVMTGKFAKLMAEYTSHQSKMKQRITNMENKVKTLRVEDLSEVVEDKKEEEKKTK
- the cnga3a gene encoding cyclic nucleotide-gated cation channel alpha-3 isoform X2 → MAKICTEQSYPSQHRLPVRASEDELDRTENGASRAHSLCEDTSSDMQGIISSAASQLQESRRSSFTGAGAMARLTQFLVMLRNWASHRLHREDERPDSFLERFRGPDLKDLSSRGSNAQTSIGLPDRPHKRKKEVWIMDPASDKYYRWLSVIAAPVFYNLMMLVTRACFNELQNSYTVLWIIMDYTSDAIYYADTFVRSRTGFLEQGLLVKDAKKLMDHYRKIPQFKYDMISMIPTDLLMLKVGFNNPELRFNRLFKMARLFEFFDRTETRTNYPNIFRISNLVLYILIIIHWNACIFFAISKTIGFGTDTWVYPNISHPEYGRLARKYIYCLYWSTLTLTTIGETPPPVKDFEYLFVVMDFLIGVLIFATIVGNVGAMISNMNASRAEFQAKIDSIKQYMQFRKVSKDLEARVIKWFDYLWTEKKTCDEKEVLKNLPDKLKAEIAINVHLDTLKKVRIFQDCEAGLLIELVLKLQPQVFSPGDYICKKGDIGREMYIIKEGKLAVVADDGVTQFVVLSDGAYFGEISILGIKGSKAGNRRTANIRSVGYSDLFALSKDDLVEALTEYPDAKKALEEKGKAILRKDNLLDEAVASAGADPKDLEEKIHRLENNLEVMTGKFAKLMAEYTSHQSKMKQRITNMENKVKTLRVEDLSEVVEDKKEEEKKTK